Sequence from the [Clostridium] scindens genome:
GCACCCATTGCCCGTTGATGGCAGTCTTCTCCCCGTATTCCACCGACCAGTAGGCCTCAAACCCGCGGAAATGATCGATCCGGAGGATATCAAGGACATCCAGCTGGTGCCGGATTCTGGAGATCCACCAGGTAAAGCCTTCTTCCTTATGGGCATCCCAGGCATACAGCGGATTACCCCACAGCTGTCCGGTGGCAGAGAAGTAATCCGGCGGGACCCCGGCCACCTTGAGGGGATAGCCGTCAGAATCCAGCTGGAAGAGATGCTGGCTGGCCCATACGTCTGCGCTGTCCATGGAAACAAATATGGGAATATCCCCGATAATCCGGATATCCTTTTGATTGGCATATTCTTTCAGGCGCATCCATTCATCAAAGAACAAGAACTGCGTAAATTGGTAGAAGCCAATGGCCTGTGACAGGCGGCTTCGAAGCTGCTCTTTTCTGTCTTCCGTGGGGGTGCGGTATTGCTCATCCCATTCCAGCCAGCTGCGCCCTTCATTTCGTTCCTTGCATGCCATGAACAGAGCATAGTCATTAAGCCAGTAGCCTTGTTCCTGGACGAACCTGTAAAAGCCTTCCTTCAGTTTCTGATTATCATAGCCATCTCTGAGGAATTCCTGATATGCTGCTTCCAGGATATGCTGCTTCCAGGGGATCAGTGTTCCATAGTCTACGCGCTCGTCATCGGAAGCAGGGCAGTCCTCCAGATCCTTATCTCCTACAAGTCCCAGACGCTTTAAGACGGAAGGGCTGATCAAGAGGGGCTGTCCGGCAAAGGCAGAAAAACTCTGGTAAGGCGAGTCTCCATATCCGGTGTGCGTAAGCGGCAGGATCTGCCAGAGATGCTGGCCTGCCGCTGCAAGAAAGTCTACGAATTCGTAGGCAGCCTCTCCAAGATCCCCAATCCCATAGGGCGATGGCAGCGAAGTCGGATGCAGCAGGATGCCGGAGAGTCTTTTTTTATCTTTCATGAGTTTCCTCCTTCTATACTATTTTCATACGAATAGACCTCATTATACTACAAATTTGGTATTTTTCCTAGCATTGCTGTGTATGATGTTAAAGAGAATATGCTCTTATGAGGGATTCTATGAAGAAACGATGGGGAATACTGCTGCTGGCCTTTTGTCTTCTTGGCCTGACGGCGTGCGCCGCAGGAAAGCTGGACACGGAGAAGATACGGGATATTGAATTTACGGTTCTTTCCAAAGAGGAGGTGCCGGAGGAATTCATGACACAGATAGAAGAAGAAAAGAGCGGTCAGATGAAGCTAAACTATGGGGATAAAGGATACCTGTACATAGCCAGAGGATACGGAACCAAGAAGACCACCGGCTATAGCGTGGAAGTTTCCCAATGCTATGAGACCGGGAATTCAGTCGTCCTAAAGACCGGCCTTCAAGGGCCCGGAAAAAAAGAGGAGATTCTTAAGAAGAAGACCTATCCTTACGTGGTAATAAAGATGGAGTATACAGATAAACAAGTAGTATTTAAGTAGGAGGCGCAGATATGGAATATGTAACAAAGCAGATGCAGACTTACAGGACTGGCAAGACCATCACGGACCAGTTCTACATTGATGACGATTATAATGTACCGGACGCGAAAAGCGATGTGAAGAGAGTCATACTTGGCGAGGGAACGCTGGCGGTTGAGGATATGAAGATTGTGGAAAATTATATCCGAGTGGCCGGCAAGCTGAACTTTAAGGTGCTTTATGTGACGGATGAGGGGGAGACACGCCTGTCCTGCCTGGAGGGACGGATTCCATTTGAAGAGATGATCTATCTGGAGCAAGATCCAGTGGGGGATCTGTTCATCCAGTCCTCAAGCGTAGATCTGACCGTCACGGCCATTCATTCCAGAAAATTAAATCTTAAGACCCTGGCTGAGATATCCATCTGCTCCGAAGGACGCAAGGAAGCGGAGATCACTACGGACATTGACAGTGATACGCCCCTTTATAAGCGGCATGAGAGCAAGGAACTGCTTCGGGTATTCACCACGAAAAAGGATACATACCGCATTAAGGAAGAGGTGTCCATCGGCGGAACGAAGGAGAATATCGGCACGCTTCTGTGGACGGAGGTCAATAGCAGGAAACTGGATACGAGGCTTGAGGCGGACGAACTGAAACTTCAGGGCGAACTGCTGCTTTTCTGTTTCTATGAGTCTCTGGATGGCAAGACGGACTGGATTGAACAGACAATTCCATATGAAGGACGTATAGAATGCTATGGAGTACAGGATAATATGTATCACCAGATATATCCGGAACTTACGGATGTGAACATCGACGTGCGGATGGATGAGGATGGAGAAATGCGCCTGATCGGAGTTGAGGCGACCCTGGAAGTACGGCTGATCATATATGAAGAAGAGCAGGTTGATATCCTGTCGGACATCTATTCCCTGGAGCAGGCGTGCACTCCAAGAGTGACAGAAGAGTGGATGGAGCAGCTCCTGCTGCAGAATCACTCCAAATGCAAGGTGACTGAGCAGCTCTCCCTCCCGGAGATCAAAGATGATATCCTGCAGATCTGCCACAGCAGCGCACGAATTCAGATCGAGCGGACGGAACCGGCAGACAATGGGATTCAGATTGAGGGCGTGCTGCACATCAGCTTCTTGTATGTAAAAGCGGATGATACCATACCTTTTGATACATGGCAGGGAATGATACCATTTTCCTATCTGCTTGAAGGCAACGAGACTTCCGCGGATATGGTCTATGGGCTGACTTCTGCGGTGGAGCAGCTCTCTATAGGACTTCTGGGCAGCGATGAGATTGAGATCAAGGCCGTTCTTGCATTTAACAGTTTCTTGAAGAAGCCAGTTCGGATCATGAACATCGAGGAAGTGGAGTTTGCGCCTATTGATATGGAAGAGGTGGAAAGAAGGCCTGGAATTACCGGCTACATCGTGAGAGAAGGCGACGCGCTGTGGGATCTTGCCAAGAGATACAGCACCACGGTAGAAGGAATCATGGAGGTAAACGGACTGGAAAAAGAGGAGATAAAACCAGGGGATAAGATATTGATTTTTAAGGAGAATATGAGTATACTGTAGGTACACTGTATACAAGATACAAGGAGAAAACATATGGATAAACTGGACTTAAAAGCACTGGGAAAGATAAATCTGGGACTGGATGTATTGGGCAAGAGAGAGAATGGCTACCATGACGTACGAATGGTAATGCAGACAGTGTATCTCTATGACCAGATTCGCATTGAGAAGAGGAAGGAGCCGGGAATCAGCCTGTCCACCAACCTGTTCTACCTGCCGGTCAATGAGAATAATCTGGCTTATCGGGCGGCCAGCCTGCTGATGGAGGAATTCCAGATCAAGGAGGGAGTGAAGATCACCCTGGATAAGCATATTCCAGTGGCTGCCGGGATGGCTGGAGGAAGCTCCAATGCAGCAGCAGTCTTATTTGGAATCAACCGTATGTTTTCGCTTGGACTGTCACAGAAAGACCTGATGGAACGCGCAGTGTCGCTGGGAGCCGATGTGCCTTATTGTATCATGAGGGGAACCGTGCTGGCAGAAGGAATCGGAGAGATCCTGACGCCCCTTCCGGATATGCCCAAATGCCATGTCCTGCTCTCCAAGCCGCCGATCAGCGTTTCTACCAAGTTAGTTTATGAGAAGTTGGATTCTTATGACAGTATTGAACATCCGGACATTGATGGAATCATAAAGGGGCTAAAAGATGGGGATATTAAGAAGGTAGCCGCGAGCATGGGCAATGTGCTGGAAAATGTAACCATAGAGGAACATCCGGTCATCGAAGAGATTAAGAACGTGATGCGCAAGGAAGGCGCGCTAAATGCCATGATGAGCGGAAGCGGCCCCACTGTATTCGGGCTGTTCGAAGACAAGAAGAAGGCCAAGAAGGCCGCTGCCAGGATAAAGGAGTTACAATTAGCGAAGCAGGCGTACGTGACCAGCGTACATAATGCAAGGAGGAAATAAATGATGGAACCGAACTTTAAAGTGAATATGAATGAGTACCTGCCTCTACGGGACGTGGTGTTCAATACGCTTCGCCAGGCGATCCTGCGAGGCGAGCTAAAGCCGGGCGAGAGGCTTATGGAGATCCAGCTTGCCAATAAGCTGGGAGTTAGCCGCACGCCGATCAGGGAGGCCATCCGCAAGCTGGAGTTGGAAGGCCTTGTCCTGATGATTCCAAGAAAAGGGGCCGAGGTGGCTGAGATTACAGAGAAGAGCCTAAGAGACGTCCTGGAAGTGCGAAGAGCGTTGGAAGAACTGTCTGTACAGCTGGCGTGCGAGAAGATCACCAAAGAAGAGATACGCGAGCTGGAACGCGTGGCAAAGGAGTTCCAGCAGGTAGTAAAGAGCAGCGATATTACCGAGATCGCGGAAGTGGACGTTCGTTTCCATGATATTATCTATACAGCGACGGATAACCAGAAGCTGATCCAGCTCCTTAACAACCTGCGTGAGCAGATGTATCGCTACCGGGTAGAGTATCTGAAGCGGGACGGCGTGTTTCCTCAGCTTATTGCCGAGCATGAGGCGATCATCCGTCATATTGAGAATAACGAGAAAGAGAAGGCCACGGAGGTCATGTGCAGGCATATTGACAACCAGGTAGAGGCGGTGATCGACGTGATCCGGGCAAAACATAACTAGCAGCTGAATAAAAGGCCTTTCATATGTCAAGACTCCTAATAACAGTGAAGGAGGTACGTTACATATGGAAGGAAAGAAAAATTATTTGGAAAGATATAGAATCAGACAGATCATCTGTGTTATACTTGGAATCTGCATTGCCCTGGCCGCAACGCTGATTCTTACCGCAAGCCGCATGAAGCAGGTGGACGCGAAGGTCGCGCGTACCCAGGAGTCGCTGGCGAAGGAAGTATTCCGCTTCCATGTGCTGGCCAACAGCGACAGCGACGAGGATCAGGCAGTGAAGCTGAAGGTGCGGGACGCAGTCATTACTTATATGAAGGAAAGCATGGATGAAGAGATAGAAGGAAGTACGGATGCAAAGGATACGAAGGAGTGGGCCAAGGCCCATCTGGAGGAACTGGAGCAGGTAGCCGACCGCGTGATCAAAAAGGAAGGATATTCCTATCAGGCGGAGGCGGAAGTGACCACCTGCTATTTTCCAGATAAGCGTTACGGAGACATCCTGTTTCCGCAAGGAGATTACGAGGCGCTCAGGATTAAGCTTGGAAAGGCCCAAGGCCATAACTGGTGGTGCGTCCTGTATCCCAATCTGTGCTTTACCAATTCAACCTGTGCCGTAGTCAGCGATGATGGGAAAGAAGAACTGAAAGAAGCGCTGACGGCAGAAGAATACGAGATGGTTACCGCTACCTCGGACTTTAAGATAAAATGGTTCTTTTTCGGAGAGGATTCCGAAGAGGATTAGGAGAAACATGGAGGCAGTTTTCATGACTGAATTTTTAGTTAGACATTTTGTTAAGAACCACGAAGACGTTGAAAAGGTGTCTGTCCGCACCGCCTATGGAGTATTGGCGAGCGTGGTGGGCATCTTTTGCAACGTTCTTTTGTTTGTGGTCAAGGGGGCTGTAGGATTCTTCCTGCACAGCGTCTCTGTCATGGCAGATGCGTTCAATAATCTGTCGGACGCCGGCTCTTCCGTCGTAGGGCTTGTGGGGGTAAGGATGGCCAGCAAGCCGGCGGATGAGGAGCATCCTTTTGGCCATGGAAGGATTGAATATATAGCGGCGCTTGTGGTATCCTTTCTGGTACTGCAGGTTGGATTTACATTTTTTAAGGATTCCATCCGCAAGATACAGAACCCGGAAGAGTTAAAATTCCAGGCAGTATCCGTCATCATACTGGTGCTGTCCATTGGCGTGAAACTGTGGATGGGCATGTTTAATAAGAAGCTTGGGAAGAAGATTGATTCCAAAGTGATGATGGCTACGGCTACGGATGCCATGGGAGATGTTGTGACGACGACCGCCACCATCGCGTCCGTTTTATTTTTCAGGATTACGGGAATCAATATTGACGGAATCGTAGGAATCGGCGTATCCCTGGTGGTAATGTGGGCCGGAATCGGCATTGCCAAAGATACTTTGGAGCCGCTGATCGGCGAGGCAGTAGCCCCGGAAGAGTATGTGAGGATCAGCAGATTCGTGGAAAAGTATGAGGGAATCGTGGGGAGCCATGACCTGATCGTGCACAATTACGGGCCAGGAAGGAGCATGGCATCCATCCACGCGGAGGTACCCAATGACGTGGACATCGAAGTGTCCCACGAGATCATAGACCGGATTGAGCGGGATGCGGCCAAGCGCCTGGGAATATTCCTGGTAATACATATGGATCCGGTGGAGACGAAGGACGAGCATGTGCTGGAAGTGCGGCATCAGGTGGAACAGATATTGGATGCAGTGGACTCACGCGTGTCCATCCATGATTTCCGCATGGTGGACGGCAAAGAGCAGATCAATCTGATCTTTGACATGGTGGTGCCCTTTGAGTACAGCACGCAGAAACAGAATGAACTGAAGATGACGCTTCGGAAGCTGCTTCAGATGGCAGATAAAAGATACCAGTGCGTTATCACCATTGAAAGGAGTTATGTAGCAAGTGCAAAGGGATAATCAATATACATTTAAAAGCAGGGTAAGATTCAGCGAGGTAGATCACACCAAACGGATCACGCTTCCAGGAATCGTAAACTACTTCCAGGACTGCAGCACCTTTCAGTCGGAAGGGCTGGGACTGGGAGTCGATCACTTCGCAAAGCATAAAAGGGCGTGGATCCTGTCCGCCTGGCAGGTCGTGATCGACAGATACCCTTTCCTGGGGGAAGAGATCAGCGTCAGCACCTGGGCTACCGAATTCAACGGCCTCTATGGGCTTCGTAACTTCTGTATGGAAGATGAAGGGCAGCAGATGACTGCCTGCGCCAACTCGGTATGGGTCTATATGGATATAGAAAAGGGAAGGCCGGCAAAGCCGGGAGAAGACGAGACGAAGGCATACGGAGAAGGGGAGCCTCTCAAGATGGAGTATGCGCCCAGGAAGATCGCGCTTCCAAAGGATGCAGAGCCTATGGATGCATTTCCGGTAAGGAAATATCATATCGATACCAATGAACATGTCAACAACTGTCAGTATGTGCAGATGGCTTTGGAAGTGCTGAAAGAACGGATGGAAGTACGGCAGCTGCGGGTAGAATACAAGAGATCGGCCGTATATGGGGATGTCATTTATCCCCGGACAGCGTATGAAAAAGACCGGACGGTAGTGGAACTGTGCGATGAAGCAGGAAAGCCCTACGCAGTCGTAGAACTAAAGTAAGGGCAAGGGCTTAAGAAGGAGGAAAGCATGACATTAGAAGAAGGATTAGGAACAAAAAAGACGCTTATGGTGGTAAAAGAGGTGGAATTCGGCGTATACCTGGGGAATAGCCAGGAGAAGGTACTACTGCCGAAAAAACAGGTGCCGGAAGGCGTGGAGGTGGGAGATCCGATCGAAGTATTCCTGTATAAGGATTCTTCGGACAGGCTGATCGCCACCACCAACGAGCCAAAGATCATGCTGGGAGAACTGGCAGTACTTACCGTTGCCGCGACGGGAGGAATTGGCGCATTTCTGGACTGGGGGCTGGAGAAGGATCTGCTGCTTCCCTTCCGGGAGCAGACGGCGCCGCTTAAGAAGGGGGACCAGATCCTGGTAGCCCTATATATCGACAAGTCGCAAAGACTGTGCGCCACCATGAAGGTCTACGAAAGGCTGCGTACGGATTCTCCTTATAAAGTGGATGACCAGGTGGAAGGAATCATCTATGAGTTAAGCGATAATTTCGGCGTATTCGTAGCAGTGGACAATCTCTATTCCGCGTTGATACCTAAGAGGGAAGCCTTTGGGAAGCTTAGAGTGGGAGACAGAGTAAAAGCAAGGGTTGTAAAAGTAAAAGAGGACGGAAAATTAGATCTCAGCGTGAGGGAGAAGGCATTTCTGCAGATGGATGTGGACGCGGACTTGATCATGAAGCGGATGGAAGAATATGGCGGAAGCCTGCCTTTTACCGATAAGGCAGACCCGGAACTGATCAAGAAGGAGTTTGACTTAAGCAAGAACGCGTTCAAGCGCGCAATTGGCCGCCTTTTAAAAGAGGGAAAGATAGAAATTCGTGAAAAAAGCATTGAAATCCTTAACAAATAGTTTATAATAAGGGGCGAAGGATTGAAAATTGGAAAGGAGATTGGTAGAAGATGAAAGTACAGAACATCACAGACGTAGATAAGTTTTTTAAGGTAGTTGACCAGTGCAAAGGCAGGGTCGAGTTAGTAACAGGCGAGGGAGACAGGCTGAACTTAAAGTCCAAACTGTCCCAGTATGTGTCTATGGCGAATATTTTCTCTAATGGAGAGATTCCGGAGTTAGAGATTATTGCATATGAGAAGGAAGATATCGACAAGCTGGTGAACTTTATGATCAATGGCGAGTAACAGGCCTGGGCTTGACGATGATATAAGCAGATAGCAGAAATGATTGCTGCCAATGGAAGAATTAATCCATTGGCAGTTTTTTTGTCTGCTTTTTAAATAATGAATGCTTAAGATTACTCCGGAGACTGGAGGACAGACCAGGTATCTACAGAGGCGGTAATCACTTCATCGATACGTCCCGCGTCCTTTGTCTCAATGATATCTACAATATTCTTGTGTACCTTATAGACAATGCCTCCATGCTGATGCTTATGCGTTGCCGTGATGGATGGCTCCATAAAGTCTATGACGAAATTATAGATCCGTTCCGCCAGCAGGTTGCAGGACGCCTTCCCGAGCAGTCGGTGGAATTCCAGGTCATTTTCCCTTAATTTTTCCGGATACGCGCCGAACTTCATCAACATGCCAAGCTCATCCAGATTATCTTTCAGCGCCCGTCTTTCACGCTGGTTCTCATCGTAATGCTTCAATATTAATTCCAGAATATTAATCTCGAATATATGGCGGAATTCGTAAATGTCGTCAATATTCGGATTCACAGTAAAAAAACTGAACAGAAAGGAATCCAGAATGCTGTTTGCCGGAGTCTCGCATACATAAGTGCCATTGCCGACACGGATATCGATCAGGCCAAAGGCAGAGAGTATTTTCATGGCTTCCCTTACAGAGCCGCGGCTTACCCCCAGGCCTTCGGATATTTCCAGCTCGCTGGGCAGCTTGTCCCCAGGCTTTAGCCGGCGGTCGATCAGCAGCTGCTTAATATTATTGACGACAATGTCAACTGCAGATTCGCGCTTGCTGGCTTTCTCATAGAAGATGGACATGGTTTACCTCCGATGTTTCTATTTTCGATGTATCTATATGTATTAATCTACCATAAACAAAGATAAAACGTCAAATGATTTATTGTAATATTATATTGAAAATATGACAATATTTTGCTTATAATTCGAAAATATATGAAAAATGCTAATTATTTGTCTCGAAAAATGAAAAGTATTGACAGATTATACAAAATGTGATATACATTAAACATCAAATGTTTAATTATATACAATAGAGAACAAAGTAGAAAAGGACTGTTTCAAGGAGGAGAAAAATGAAGAAAAAAATCGTGAGTATTCTACTGTGCCTGACGCTTGTAGCATGCATGGCAGCAGGATGCGGAGAAAAGAAGGCAGAAGATGGCGGCAAAAGCGAGGCAAAAAGCAGTGAGTCCAAGTCGGATGGAGATGCCGTGGTCAAAAAAGGAGATTATGTAATCGGCCTTTCAAATTCATACTTTGGCAATACCTGGAGAAAGCAGATGGTAGAAGCATTTACCAATTCAGCCGAGGAAGCCAAAAAAGCAGGATATATCTCTGACTATGAGATCCAGAATGGGGATAATACGGTGAATTCCCAGATTGCCCAGATTAACAGCTTTATATTAGAAGGCGTGGATGCCATCTGCATATGCGCGGCATCGCCAACGGCGCTTAACAGTACGATCCAGAAGGCTTTGGACGCTGGTATTACAGTCGTTGCCTTCGACTCTATCGTAGACTTGGATGGCGTATATACAATGGACTATCCTTGGGAGCAGATCGGCAAGGACAGCGTGAATTATGTTGGAGAGCAGCTGGATGGCAAAGGAAACGTGGTAGTCGTAAGGGGCGTCTCAGGCGCTGCTCCTGACCAGGGAATATATGCCGGCATCACAGAGGCGATGAAAGACTATCCTGATCTAAAGATCGTGCAGGAAGTGATTGGCGAGGCCAGTGCAACAAAGACCCAGGAAGAACTGACAAAGGTCATGGCTTCTCTTCCTGACGTGGATGCAGTAATTACCCACTGCGGCGGCGATGCCATCGGCGCGGTAAATGCATTTGACCAGTCCGGCAAAGATATGCCTATCATTATTGGAGATAACACGGCGGAATATATTAACTGGTGGCTTGAGCAGGACGGATATGAGACTCTCAGCCAGGGCTCCACGCCAGGCTGCGGCGCGGCTGCGTTCTGGACCGCGCTGGATATCCTCAACGGATATGATGTACCGGAAGAGATGATGTTAAGCGTACCACATATAACCAAAGACAATGTAGGCGAATATAAAGGAATGAAGGCCGGAACCTTCGTATCACCTGACTTTACAAACGAATACGTAATCGAGAATATCATTGACGCATCTAAATAGAAGGACGGTGAACGACTTGAGGGAAATCTTTCTTGAAGGAAAAGACCTGTTGAAGGTGTATGGCCCTACAACAGCCGTTAATCATCTGGACATCAATGTCTACCAGGGCGAGGTTCTAGCCCTGGTAGGCGGAAATGGTGCCGGAAAGAGCACGCTGACAAAGATACTATCGGGAGTCATTAGCAGCGACTCCGGAAGCATTAAGATTCTTGGAGAAGAGATCAATCTGAATAAATACACGCCTGCCACAGCACGTTCAAAGGGAATCCGGGTGGTGCATCAGGAACTGTCCTTATGCAAGAATCTGACAGTATACGAAAATTTCTATATTGAGCAGTATCAAAGATTTCAAAAAGGGAACCCAAAGTGGAGAGATGAAGCGAGAGAAATGGCCAGGCAGGCGCTTGACCGGGTGTTCCCGGATCACGGAATTGATGTAGGGGCAGGACTTGCGACTTTAAGCATTGCCCAGCAGCAGATGGTGGAGATCGCAAGGGCAACCAGCGATCCGGATGTCAAGATGATGGTGCTGGATGAGCCGACTTCATCTCTTCCGGCAAGACAGACGGAACAGCTGCAGGATTACATCAAGAAGAGCGCCAGGGAACAGAAGATTGCCTATATCTACATATCCCACAGATTGAAAGAGATCATGTTTCTGGCTGACTATATATACATTATGCAGAATGGGGCCCAGAAGTATCAGTGCCCCATAGGTGAGACGGATGAAGACGATATTGTGGAGCGTATGGGGGATGGAGCGGTTGAGAAGAAGGCAGGGATATTTCTGGCTCCTGAACTGAACAAGAATACCAGGGTGAGTTTTCACGATTATTCTTCCAAGCATTTAAAGAATGTGACAAAGGAAATGTACGGCGGAGAGATCGTTGCTATTACCGGATTAGAAGGCAATGGGCAGCTGGAGCTGATCCAGGAGATCTTTTACCAGGCAAAGAAGAAAAGGCCCGGGCTTCAGATCAGTGGAAAAGTAGCTTATGTTGCCGGAGACAGGAAGAAGGAAGGCATCTTCCCGCTGGGATCGATCAAAGACAATATGATTGTCTCCAAGATCGCGGATTCTGCGCTGTTTAAGCCCATATCCATGGGAAATGTAGATCAGGCGGTCACGCACTGGAACCAGAGGCTAAAGACAAAATGCGCGTCTACCGATGACCTTATCACGATGCTGAGCGGGGGCAACCAGCAGAAGGTGCTGATTGGCCGGGCGCTGGCTGTAGATGCGGATATTATTTTGCTGGATGATCCGACCCGGGGCGTAGATATCGGGACGAAGCTGGAATTGTACGAAGTATTCCGGGAGGCAGCCAAGGCGGGAAAACTAGTCATCTGGAAGACCTCGGATGACGCGGAACTGGAATATTGCACCCGCCTGCTGGTTATGAATAATGGGACAATTGCCGGGGAGTTCAGCCATGAAGAATTTGATCATTCTTCCATGCTTAAAGTCGCTTTCCGTAACAATAAGGAGAAGGCGGACAACCTGGAGAAAAGGAAGGCCAAGACACCCAGGCTTTATTTATTTTCACTGATTTCCATGCTTGTCCTGTATATGGTCTGCGGGTTCATGTCTCCTTCTATTTTCTCTAAGTTCGGGGTTGAACTTCTGGCGGTAGGCTTTGCGCCATTCGTGTTTGCGGCCTTGGCCCAGACATTTATCATCGGCCTTGGGCATATCGACTTGGGAGTAGGGGCGTTCATGGGGCTTGTGAATGTCATCTGCGCCACGATTCTGGATCAGAGCACCGGCCTTGGGCTTCTGTGCCTGGCAGGCCTGATTATTGCATACTCCTGCATGGGACTCGTGATATACCTGCGGGATGTGCCGCCAATCATCGTGACCTTGGGCATGTCTTTTGTATGGACGGGAATCGCATATGTGCTGCAGGACGTTCCAGGGGGACATGTTCCGGAATGGATGGTCCATATATTTAACTTCAACAACCCAATTCTGCAGGGCGTGCTGGTATGGCTGGTTCTATTTATCGTAGCAGCGATATTCATATACCGCTCCAGATATGGCACGGCTCTCCGGGGATTTGGAAACAATGAGAATGCAATGCGCAACAGCGGATGGTCTAAGGCGAAGGCATACTGGACCACCTACATGATCGCGGGAACCTTTGCGGCCATGGGGGGAATTGCCCAGTCTGTGATCACGGGCGCATCCGACGTTAATGCATCTGCTACATATACCATGCTGACCGTGGCAGCCGTAATTATCGGGGGCGGCTACTTCTCCGGAGGCGTGGTGACGCATATAGGCGCGGTATTCGGAGGCATCTCCCTTACCATGATCAGCGTGCTTCTGGGCCTTCTGAAGGTCAGCACGGATTATACCGCGACAATCCAGGGGCTTGTCCTGATTATCATATTGTCTTTAAGACTGATTAGAAAGGAGAAGCTGCAGTGATGAAAAAGGTAAAAAAATATATTCGAGAAAATAACTGGCTGTGGGCGGCAGCAGGCGCCTTTCTGCTCTGGCTGATCATGGGGCTTACGTCCGGCAGGCTGAATGTGGAGAGTTTCCTTTCCAATGCGTATATCGCCTCTTTTCTGGTCATCTTGTCTTTTGGACAGATGCTGGTAGTGACATCCGGACGAGGCGCCATTGATTTGTCCATCCCGGGCGTACTTACGCTGATGGCTTTTATATCCATGAGCATTATGGACGGGGAGGATAAGAATGTCCTTCCGGCAATTCTGGCAGTGATCGCGGTGGCCGCGGTGATCGGAATCCTGAACGGGCTTATGGTAATCTATCTCCAGATACCGGCAATCATCGCCACCATGGCAATGAACTATATCCTGACCACGGCAGCCCTCCT
This genomic interval carries:
- a CDS encoding protease complex subunit PrcB family protein; the encoded protein is MKKRWGILLLAFCLLGLTACAAGKLDTEKIRDIEFTVLSKEEVPEEFMTQIEEEKSGQMKLNYGDKGYLYIARGYGTKKTTGYSVEVSQCYETGNSVVLKTGLQGPGKKEEILKKKTYPYVVIKMEYTDKQVVFK
- the malQ gene encoding 4-alpha-glucanotransferase; the encoded protein is MKDKKRLSGILLHPTSLPSPYGIGDLGEAAYEFVDFLAAAGQHLWQILPLTHTGYGDSPYQSFSAFAGQPLLISPSVLKRLGLVGDKDLEDCPASDDERVDYGTLIPWKQHILEAAYQEFLRDGYDNQKLKEGFYRFVQEQGYWLNDYALFMACKERNEGRSWLEWDEQYRTPTEDRKEQLRSRLSQAIGFYQFTQFLFFDEWMRLKEYANQKDIRIIGDIPIFVSMDSADVWASQHLFQLDSDGYPLKVAGVPPDYFSATGQLWGNPLYAWDAHKEEGFTWWISRIRHQLDVLDILRIDHFRGFEAYWSVEYGEKTAINGQWVQAPGYELFNAIQNALGDDLPIIAEDLGIITDEVNALREHFHFPGMKVLQFAFDSTLESSYLPHQFTSPDCVCYTGTHDNDTTSGWYQHLPADCQEKVRRYTCCKDASQIGRCLIRTCLGSIARYSIFPLQDLLGYGSTARMNIPGTASDNWSWRFKKDALSPALAEELKELTLLYGRG
- the ispE gene encoding 4-(cytidine 5'-diphospho)-2-C-methyl-D-erythritol kinase, coding for MDKLDLKALGKINLGLDVLGKRENGYHDVRMVMQTVYLYDQIRIEKRKEPGISLSTNLFYLPVNENNLAYRAASLLMEEFQIKEGVKITLDKHIPVAAGMAGGSSNAAAVLFGINRMFSLGLSQKDLMERAVSLGADVPYCIMRGTVLAEGIGEILTPLPDMPKCHVLLSKPPISVSTKLVYEKLDSYDSIEHPDIDGIIKGLKDGDIKKVAASMGNVLENVTIEEHPVIEEIKNVMRKEGALNAMMSGSGPTVFGLFEDKKKAKKAAARIKELQLAKQAYVTSVHNARRK
- a CDS encoding GntR family transcriptional regulator — its product is MEPNFKVNMNEYLPLRDVVFNTLRQAILRGELKPGERLMEIQLANKLGVSRTPIREAIRKLELEGLVLMIPRKGAEVAEITEKSLRDVLEVRRALEELSVQLACEKITKEEIRELERVAKEFQQVVKSSDITEIAEVDVRFHDIIYTATDNQKLIQLLNNLREQMYRYRVEYLKRDGVFPQLIAEHEAIIRHIENNEKEKATEVMCRHIDNQVEAVIDVIRAKHN
- a CDS encoding DUF3794 and LysM peptidoglycan-binding domain-containing protein is translated as MEYVTKQMQTYRTGKTITDQFYIDDDYNVPDAKSDVKRVILGEGTLAVEDMKIVENYIRVAGKLNFKVLYVTDEGETRLSCLEGRIPFEEMIYLEQDPVGDLFIQSSSVDLTVTAIHSRKLNLKTLAEISICSEGRKEAEITTDIDSDTPLYKRHESKELLRVFTTKKDTYRIKEEVSIGGTKENIGTLLWTEVNSRKLDTRLEADELKLQGELLLFCFYESLDGKTDWIEQTIPYEGRIECYGVQDNMYHQIYPELTDVNIDVRMDEDGEMRLIGVEATLEVRLIIYEEEQVDILSDIYSLEQACTPRVTEEWMEQLLLQNHSKCKVTEQLSLPEIKDDILQICHSSARIQIERTEPADNGIQIEGVLHISFLYVKADDTIPFDTWQGMIPFSYLLEGNETSADMVYGLTSAVEQLSIGLLGSDEIEIKAVLAFNSFLKKPVRIMNIEEVEFAPIDMEEVERRPGITGYIVREGDALWDLAKRYSTTVEGIMEVNGLEKEEIKPGDKILIFKENMSIL
- the spoIIR gene encoding stage II sporulation protein R, translated to MEGKKNYLERYRIRQIICVILGICIALAATLILTASRMKQVDAKVARTQESLAKEVFRFHVLANSDSDEDQAVKLKVRDAVITYMKESMDEEIEGSTDAKDTKEWAKAHLEELEQVADRVIKKEGYSYQAEAEVTTCYFPDKRYGDILFPQGDYEALRIKLGKAQGHNWWCVLYPNLCFTNSTCAVVSDDGKEELKEALTAEEYEMVTATSDFKIKWFFFGEDSEED